Proteins from one Ketobacter alkanivorans genomic window:
- the ahpC gene encoding alkyl hydroperoxide reductase subunit C yields the protein MSLINTEIKPFQATAFKQGEFVQVTDADVKGKWAIFFFYPADFTFVCPTELGDVADHYEELQKLGVEVYSVSTDTHFVHKAWHDASETIAKINYYMLGDQNGTITNNFGVMREGQGLADRATFLVDPEGIIQAMEVTAEGIGRDADDLLRKVKAAQYVAAHPGEVCPAKWKEGEATLAPSLDLVGKI from the coding sequence ATGTCGCTGATCAATACTGAAATCAAACCTTTCCAGGCCACTGCATTCAAACAGGGCGAGTTCGTACAAGTTACTGATGCCGATGTAAAAGGCAAATGGGCAATCTTCTTTTTCTATCCTGCTGACTTCACCTTTGTATGCCCAACCGAGCTGGGTGATGTTGCAGATCATTACGAAGAGCTGCAGAAGCTGGGTGTTGAAGTTTACTCAGTATCTACAGATACCCATTTTGTTCACAAAGCCTGGCATGACGCTTCTGAAACAATTGCCAAGATCAACTATTACATGCTTGGCGACCAGAACGGCACCATCACCAATAACTTTGGTGTAATGCGCGAAGGTCAAGGCCTGGCAGACCGTGCCACTTTCCTGGTTGATCCAGAAGGTATCATCCAAGCCATGGAAGTAACTGCTGAAGGCATCGGCCGTGATGCAGACGACCTGCTGCGTAAAGTGAAAGCTGCTCAGTACGTTGCTGCTCATCCGGGCGAAGTGTGCCCTGCTAAATGGAAAGAAGGTGAAGCGACTCTGGCGCCATCTTTGGACCTGGTTGGTAAAATCTAA
- a CDS encoding diguanylate cyclase domain-containing protein, with protein sequence MQADILIGSPAEALVSNDSVILIIDDNPRSIKALSLLIRDFGQVIFATSGEAGIAMTMKTKPDLILLDVEMPGMNGYEVCRQLKGDVATRSSGIIIVTSHDSVEHEVAALEAGAADFITKPLNAPVVRARVKTQLLVKKQADELHRQAEQDGLTGIYNRRYFDSYFEQEWRRHQRQRSSLGLALVDVDHFKAYNDSYGHQQGDECLRCVALGLKAALRRPGEFVARYGGEEFAVVLPYTDDEELHRFGPWLCEQVRALKIPHGWSEASDFVSVSVGLVSCVAGKICSHTQMLGQADEALYQAKANGRDRAVIATKSSS encoded by the coding sequence ATGCAGGCAGATATTCTCATTGGATCACCCGCAGAAGCGCTCGTATCGAACGACAGCGTTATTTTGATCATTGATGATAATCCTCGCAGTATCAAGGCGTTAAGTCTGCTTATTCGTGATTTTGGTCAGGTGATCTTTGCCACCTCCGGCGAGGCCGGCATCGCCATGACCATGAAAACCAAGCCTGACCTTATTCTGCTGGATGTAGAAATGCCTGGAATGAACGGTTACGAGGTGTGTCGACAATTAAAGGGTGATGTGGCGACGCGCAGCAGCGGCATTATTATTGTCACCTCCCATGATTCGGTTGAGCATGAGGTGGCGGCGCTGGAGGCAGGGGCTGCCGACTTTATAACCAAACCGTTGAATGCTCCCGTGGTGCGGGCCCGGGTGAAAACACAGCTGCTGGTAAAAAAGCAGGCCGACGAGCTGCATCGACAGGCCGAGCAGGATGGTCTCACGGGTATCTATAATCGTCGTTATTTCGATTCTTATTTTGAGCAGGAGTGGCGTCGTCATCAACGTCAGCGCAGTTCGCTTGGGTTGGCGTTGGTCGATGTTGATCATTTCAAAGCTTATAACGATTCCTATGGGCATCAGCAGGGTGATGAGTGTTTGCGCTGCGTTGCTTTGGGCTTAAAGGCCGCGCTGCGTCGCCCTGGGGAGTTTGTGGCCCGTTATGGCGGTGAAGAATTCGCGGTGGTGTTGCCCTATACGGATGATGAAGAGCTACATCGCTTCGGGCCCTGGTTGTGTGAGCAGGTGCGTGCTCTTAAGATACCCCATGGCTGGTCCGAGGCCTCGGACTTCGTTTCGGTAAGCGTTGGCTTGGTGAGTTGCGTGGCAGGTAAGATCTGCAGCCATACCCAGATGCTGGGGCAGGCCGATGAGGCGCTGTACCAAGCCAAAGCGAATGGCCGCGATAGGGCGGTGATTGCGACCAAGTCGTCATCATAA
- a CDS encoding DUF3014 domain-containing protein — MKPVIFGTIMTLLACLGLAWLWQTNQSSQAVVTAPETTAVAPAPTQREVHQVIRDLPPTAALPQEPATKQPQPPAPPALVSAPPALDGSDEQTQKAVRDLSDTLLQWLTPSEQLRKWVILVDNLAMGKVPVKSRPFNVSIPAFKVTGSEQQPVLAQENFARTTPMVNAFVKLEPTVLVRYFRAWSPLLNEAYAELGQPGEFSDRLIEAIDRVLEVQPLNDSIINLKQPAVYYTFADPEREQASDLEKLLWRMGPQNTVRIQSHLREIKLALARSPNN, encoded by the coding sequence ATGAAACCAGTAATATTTGGCACCATCATGACGTTGCTGGCCTGCCTTGGCCTGGCCTGGTTATGGCAAACAAACCAGTCTTCCCAGGCAGTGGTAACCGCACCTGAAACCACCGCAGTAGCGCCTGCGCCCACGCAACGGGAAGTGCATCAGGTGATCCGGGATCTACCCCCCACGGCGGCTCTGCCACAGGAGCCCGCAACCAAACAGCCCCAGCCACCAGCTCCTCCCGCTCTGGTTTCGGCCCCTCCGGCACTGGACGGTAGTGACGAGCAAACCCAGAAAGCTGTCAGGGATCTTTCCGACACCCTGCTGCAATGGCTAACGCCCTCTGAGCAGTTGCGCAAATGGGTGATTTTGGTAGACAACCTGGCGATGGGTAAAGTCCCCGTCAAAAGCAGGCCTTTCAATGTTTCCATACCCGCGTTCAAGGTAACAGGCTCCGAGCAGCAGCCTGTCCTGGCGCAGGAGAACTTCGCCCGCACCACACCCATGGTGAACGCTTTTGTGAAGTTAGAGCCCACCGTGCTGGTGCGCTACTTCCGCGCCTGGAGCCCTTTGCTGAATGAGGCCTATGCCGAGCTGGGCCAACCTGGGGAGTTTTCCGACCGACTGATAGAAGCCATAGATCGCGTATTGGAAGTGCAGCCATTGAATGACTCCATCATCAACCTGAAACAGCCCGCGGTCTACTATACGTTCGCCGACCCCGAGCGGGAGCAGGCCAGCGATCTGGAGAAACTGCTATGGCGTATGGGCCCGCAAAACACAGTACGCATACAAAGCCATCTGCGCGAGATCAAACTGGCATTGGCGCGCAGCCCAAACAACTAG
- the ahpF gene encoding alkyl hydroperoxide reductase subunit F, whose product MLDDNLKSQLKTYLTNVKKDIELVASVDDSAKSKEMLDLLTGIVALTDKITLKEVRDDAERKPSFRVNRPGEDINVRFAGLPMGHEFTSLVLALLHVGGHPPKEEARLLEQIVQLEGEYEFETYISLSCHNCPVVVQALNLMAALNPNVKHTMIDGALFQDEVDSRQVMAVPTVYLNGQEFGAGRMTLEEILTKADTKASERQAKELSEKAPYDLLVVGGGPAGASAAIYAARKGIRTGIVADRFGGQVMDTVSIENFISVQETEGPKLVAQLEQHVRQYEVDIMTNQKAVGMVPGSSTEVQLENGATLKSKAVLIATGASWREMNVPGEQEYRGKGVAYCPHCDGPLFKGKRVAVIGGGNSGVEAAIDLAGIVAHVTLIEFDDKLRADAVLQKKLNSLPNVTIVVSALTKEVLGDGNKVVGLNYEDRTNGEMHKVDLEGIFVQIGLLPNTAWAKGVIELSPRGEIVVDERGQTSVPGIFAAGDVTTVPYKQIIIAMGEGAKASLGAFDYLIRSSVQADS is encoded by the coding sequence ATGTTAGATGACAATTTAAAGAGCCAATTAAAAACCTATTTAACCAATGTGAAGAAAGATATCGAGCTGGTGGCTTCGGTTGACGATTCCGCCAAGTCTAAGGAAATGCTCGATCTGCTGACTGGCATTGTGGCGCTGACTGACAAGATTACACTGAAAGAAGTGCGTGACGACGCTGAGCGTAAGCCTTCGTTCCGTGTGAATCGTCCGGGTGAAGACATCAATGTGCGCTTTGCCGGTTTGCCCATGGGGCACGAATTTACATCGCTGGTGCTGGCGTTATTGCACGTTGGCGGACACCCGCCCAAAGAAGAAGCTCGCTTGCTTGAACAGATCGTTCAGTTAGAAGGTGAGTATGAATTTGAAACCTATATATCGTTGTCTTGCCACAACTGCCCGGTGGTGGTTCAGGCGCTTAACCTGATGGCTGCCCTGAACCCCAATGTTAAGCACACCATGATTGATGGTGCGCTGTTTCAGGATGAGGTAGACAGTCGTCAGGTCATGGCGGTACCGACGGTCTATCTGAATGGCCAGGAATTTGGCGCCGGTCGTATGACCCTGGAAGAAATCCTCACCAAGGCAGACACCAAAGCCAGTGAGCGACAGGCCAAAGAACTGAGTGAGAAAGCCCCCTATGATCTGTTGGTGGTGGGAGGCGGCCCGGCGGGTGCTTCTGCAGCCATCTATGCAGCGCGTAAAGGTATTCGCACGGGTATTGTGGCCGATCGGTTTGGTGGACAAGTGATGGATACGGTATCCATCGAAAACTTTATTTCGGTACAAGAAACCGAAGGGCCAAAACTGGTGGCACAGCTTGAACAGCATGTGCGTCAGTACGAAGTGGATATCATGACCAATCAAAAAGCGGTTGGTATGGTGCCCGGCTCCAGTACCGAGGTGCAGTTGGAAAACGGCGCCACGTTGAAAAGCAAGGCGGTTTTGATTGCCACAGGTGCCAGCTGGCGGGAGATGAACGTACCCGGTGAGCAAGAGTACCGAGGTAAAGGTGTTGCCTATTGCCCGCACTGCGATGGCCCACTGTTTAAGGGTAAGCGAGTGGCGGTTATTGGTGGCGGTAACTCCGGTGTGGAGGCTGCAATTGATCTGGCCGGAATCGTTGCCCATGTGACCTTGATTGAATTTGATGACAAGCTGCGTGCGGATGCGGTTTTACAGAAAAAGCTTAACAGCTTGCCGAACGTAACCATTGTTGTGTCTGCGCTGACCAAAGAAGTGTTGGGAGATGGCAACAAGGTGGTTGGGCTTAACTACGAAGATCGAACCAACGGCGAAATGCACAAAGTTGATCTGGAAGGTATCTTTGTACAGATTGGGCTGTTGCCGAATACTGCCTGGGCCAAGGGGGTGATCGAGCTGTCACCTCGAGGTGAGATTGTGGTGGATGAACGTGGCCAGACCTCAGTGCCTGGTATATTCGCAGCCGGTGATGTTACAACGGTTCCGTATAAGCAGATCATCATTGCCATGGGTGAAGGTGCAAAGGCCTCTCTGGGTGCTTTTGATTATCTGATCCGATCCTCGGTACAAGCCGACAGCTAG